In Lonchura striata isolate bLonStr1 chromosome 18, bLonStr1.mat, whole genome shotgun sequence, one genomic interval encodes:
- the RITA1 gene encoding LOW QUALITY PROTEIN: RBPJ-interacting and tubulin-associated protein 1 (The sequence of the model RefSeq protein was modified relative to this genomic sequence to represent the inferred CDS: deleted 1 base in 1 codon), translated as MSVAAAEPRVGGGSGRGRARSAPPRAAAMRAAGPAPLGGSAAAAARAPRGPRGRRRVRPSFVDESLFGRPAGARPPPPAFPPPWAAPAAGGSRPGSQCRSRSHAPSFCDESLFAAKPAGPARAAPRMRKEDVAKLHSLLWSPPPAPQTQPGLSPRCRGAPLRAVHPPASAPPAASEPGHTEKSCGRRHPRSDACSRAWGAPARARSQSVSRLSTPPDGIHPSANLGTERWKNRSTPTTPAVPQGSLVRARSNSVSGSPVPKNAKAAGGCTARPPWK; from the exons ATGTCGGTAGCGGCGGCGGAACCGCGTGTCGGGGGCGGCTccggaaggggccgggcccgctccgctccgccccgg gccgcggccaTGCGGGCGGCGGGTCCGGCCCCGTTGGGAGgctcggccgccgccgccgcccgcgctcCGCGGggcccccggggccgccgccgggtACGGCCGTCCTTCGTGGACGAGTCGCTGTTCGGCCGGCCCGCGggggcccgcccgccgccgcccgccttCCCGCCGCCCTgggcggcccccgcggccggcggctcccggcccgGCAGCCAGTGCAG GTCCCGAAGCCACGCTCCGTCCTTCTGTGACGAGTCCCTGTTTGCTGCCAAGCCCGCGGGTCCTGCCCGGGCGGCTCCGCGGATGAGGAAGGAGGATGTAGCCAAGCTCCACTCGCTGCTCTGGAGCCCCCCGCCGGCtccccagacccagcctggcctttccCCACGCTGCCGGGGCGCTCCCCTGCGAGCCGTCCACCCGCCGGCCTCCGCGCCTCCGGCCGCGTCCGAGCCCGGCCACACGGAGAAGTCCTGCGGCCGGAGGCATCCCCGCAGCGACGCTTGCTCCAGAGCCTGGGGTGCTCCTGCCAGAGCACGTTCCCAGTCTGTCAGCCGGCTGAGCACCCCCCCGGACGGGATTCACCCTTCTGCCAACCTCGGCACAGAAAGGTGGAAGAACCGGAGCACTCCAACAACCCCCGCTGTCCCCCAGGGCTCTCTGGTGAGGGCTCGGTCCAACAGCGTGTCCGGATCTCCCGTGCCCAAGAATGCCAAGGCAGCAGGTGGCTGCACTGCCAGACCCCCCTGGAAGTGA